Within Cystobacter ferrugineus, the genomic segment CGCCGCTGTGCTGCGCGCACTGCGGCCATGTCATCGCTCGCGAGCGTGACCGCACCACGGTCAACGGCCGCCACGCCCACACCCGCGTCAACCCGTCCGGCTTCGTCTTCCACTTCGGCTGCTTCTCCCGAGCCGAGGGGTGCCTCGTCGTCGGTCCGCCCACCGCCGAGGCGAGCTGGTTTCCGGGCTTCGTCTGGGAATACGCCCTGTGTGCCGCCTGCAAGAAGCACCTGGGCTGGGCATTCCATGGCGAGAGCGACTTCCTCGCGCTCGTACTGGATCGCCTCACCGCCCCGAGTTGAACGCCACCCGGAGAGCACCGCCGTGCCCTACCGCGCCCCGATGAGCGGGCCGTGCGCATCCATCGGCCACGTCCACGGGACGAGCACGAGGAGCGCGACGAGCAGCAGCGCGGTGAGGGGGCCTCCGAGCCGGAAGAAGTCGCTGAGCCGGTAGCGCCCGGGGCCGTACACCAGCATGCAGCTCGGCTCGAGCGGGGTGACGAACGAGCAGGAGGCGGCGAGCGCAATCCCCATGGCGAACGTGCGGGGGTTCACGTCCAGGCCCGCGGCGGCGCTCAACCCGACGGGCAACATCACGAGCGCGGCGGCCTGGTTGCTCATCGGAATGGAGAGGATCACGGTCAGCAGCATGAGGCACAGCAGCACCAGGCGCGGACCTCCCACGACCGCGACTTCAGCCGCGAGTCCTCCGAGGAATTGCCCCGCCCCGCTCTTCTCCATGGCGACACCGAGCGCCATCATCGCGCCAATCATCAGCACCACCCGCCAGTCGACTCGCAAGACGAGCGCCGGCGCCAGGCAGCCGGTGAGGAGCATGAGGAGGACTCCCGCCACGCCCGCGACGGCCAGCGGGAGGATCCCCACCGAGCCGAGGACGAGCGCGGTGACGAAGATGGAGAGGGCGAGCAACGCCTTGGGATGGACCCGGGGCGAGTGGCCAGCGGGAGGAACGGAGGCCTCCTCGCCAACGCCCGTCCGGCCTGGCAGGACCACGGGCGCCAGCAGCAGGACGGTGGCGACACCGAGAAGCGCCACGGGCAGACCGGCCGGAGTGAGTTCGACGAGGCCGATGGGAGAGTGCCCGAGCTCGTCGAGACGCGCGGAGACCACCAGGTTCGTCGAGGTCCCATACAGGAACCCCATCCCGCCCAGGAGGGAGGCGAAGGCCAGTGGCATGAGCACCCCGCACCTGCGCAGGCCGGCGGCCTTCGCGCCGCGGAGCGCCGCCGGGAGGAAGGCCGCCGTGGAGACCGTGTTGGGGACGAAGGCCGAGAACAGCGCCACGAGCAGCATCATCCCCAGGAGGAACCCCCGAGGACCGAACCGGCCGAGGCGGGCCAGCCCGTTGCCGGCCCCGTGCATCACTCCGGTGGCCGACAGGCCCTCCGTCATCGCCAGGAGCGCGAAGATGAAGATGACCGTCTCGTTGGAGAACCCGGCGAAGGCCTCCGCGGGCGTCAGGACTCCCGTCAACGCGAGCAGGCAGACGATGGTGAGCGC encodes:
- a CDS encoding cereblon family protein; the protein is MENQAPGTWPIPEARRLKATPAPPTEATPASRAEDETSAGAPETPLCCAHCGHVIARERDRTTVNGRHAHTRVNPSGFVFHFGCFSRAEGCLVVGPPTAEASWFPGFVWEYALCAACKKHLGWAFHGESDFLALVLDRLTAPS
- a CDS encoding SLC13 family permease → MTGIALVLIIVFIGIVLFSIGTIPLEVTALTIVCLLALTGVLTPAEAFAGFSNETVIFIFALLAMTEGLSATGVMHGAGNGLARLGRFGPRGFLLGMMLLVALFSAFVPNTVSTAAFLPAALRGAKAAGLRRCGVLMPLAFASLLGGMGFLYGTSTNLVVSARLDELGHSPIGLVELTPAGLPVALLGVATVLLLAPVVLPGRTGVGEEASVPPAGHSPRVHPKALLALSIFVTALVLGSVGILPLAVAGVAGVLLMLLTGCLAPALVLRVDWRVVLMIGAMMALGVAMEKSGAGQFLGGLAAEVAVVGGPRLVLLCLMLLTVILSIPMSNQAAALVMLPVGLSAAAGLDVNPRTFAMGIALAASCSFVTPLEPSCMLVYGPGRYRLSDFFRLGGPLTALLLVALLVLVPWTWPMDAHGPLIGAR